Part of the Brassica oleracea var. oleracea cultivar TO1000 chromosome C8, BOL, whole genome shotgun sequence genome is shown below.
AACCCTTTGAGCAATCCATCTCATTCAGATGGTTAGGTTCTAACCCTAGAGCTTCTGATAATATCTCAAAAAGAAACTCTCCCAAATTCACCACATGCTTTGTGTATTCCAACATAACATCCCTGAAACAATTCACCATGTCCAGAGTAAAATAAAACATTTTTGAGCTGGTCTTACTATTTATTTTTATATAATTGGAGGACCATGCAACTTAGGCCTGCAATTTTTTCCGAACCAGCCGAAACAAACCGAAATTTTGGTTTTCAGTTCGGTTACAGTTTTGAAATCTGTTTTCAGTTTGGTTAGATTCGGTTTTTGATTTTTTAAAAATATAAAAAATAACCAAATGATCCAAAATAACCAAAAGTAATCATAATAACTGAACTGGATTAACCTAACTAACGGAAAATAATCTAAGTTAATCAAACTAACCGAATTAACCGAAAATGTCCAAGTTTTTAGAAAATTATACCGAAATCTAACTGAAACGAAAAATTGTTTATTTCTGGAAATAAAACTAAAGACCAAAATTAACCGAAAATTGCACCGAACCAAACCAAATTTTTTGTTTACTTCGGCGGGATTGTGGTCGAACTAAATACTCGACCCGAACTAACTGATAAACTGAATCTGCAAGGCTAATGCAACCTATGTATAATAGCTATTTGAATTTTGAGAACCAAACCATGTGTCTAGCTAGAATCGGTCCTGATATTAAAGCAGGTTAAGCAATGGAGTCATCATATCATACCTACAAATCTGTGGCAAGTCCTCTGGTTTCGGAGGATCTGGAGCTATGTTACAAGCGAAAGTATCTCTCCAGTTAGCAGATGGAGAGCTGAAGAGATCAAAGTTACTTGAATACCGAAACGTTCTACTGAAATCTCGCCCGTAGTATTGTTTCCTCACTTCTGGTGGTTGCTCATGAAACCCACGAACTCCCTCTTTCATCCTCTCTAAAAGATCAAGCGGAACGCCATGGTTAATCACCTGGAAGAAACCCCACTTCTCTGACGCCTCTTTAATCCCTTGAATCACGTTCTTGCGCTTAGTCTCGTCCTCGAAGACTCGTCCTCCGAGATCAAACGTTGGGATCGTCGTGAAGTCAGAGGAAAGTGGTTTAGGGTTTGATAGTTTGAGAGATGAGTGATGGAATATGCGTGGAACCTCTGAGACTCCGGCGTCTACGAGTCCTTTTACACCTGTCTTGGTCTCGTCGAAAGCTTTAAGCTCAGTTACACGATCGTATGAAGCAAGCTTCGTCGTCTCCATTGCTTTTTCTGTTTATCAGATAATAGATCAGTCTGATAATAAACTTAATTCACAAAGAAAAAACGAAACTGTCTTCATGGGGTTTGGAGATAAGACAAGTGGTTACAGCAAAACCATAGATCAAAGATAAGGTTTGAAAGAAGGAAGAAGACAACGGCTTGAGTCAGTACCCCCTGGCCTACTGGCTTTGACACTGTCATTTTAAACAAGAAATTATTTATTACAGAGAAAATAAAAAGTCTCACGCATCTTTGACTAGATAATAATACAAATTCTCTTTTTCAGACACTGTTTTGATATTTTTCTTATGCTACATTAATCTGTAATTATATACACATCAATATCCATGGTGTTCATATTTTAAAATTTTTAGTGTGGAGGAAATCAGAGGTGCTTACTTGCGCCTGAAGTTAAGCATGTTCATCACTTGCTTTGAGTATTCCATTTCCATCACAACATCCCTGAAACATTGTTTCAACCATATGAATCACCCACCAGGTTTAAAGTAAAAAAACTTCGTGCCTAAAATTCGGAGCCATGTAACAAGAGAAAGTAATAAGTATCTTTTAAACGTGCAGCTGAGTTCAAAAAAATAAATGGAGATGCGGGGTATCGATCCCCGTACCTCTCGCATGCTAAGCGAGCGCTCTACCATCTGAGCTACATCCCCAACGATGTTTAAATTCAGCTAATAAAAATCATTGTATCTCCTTAGTTAAAAAGATACTCTTTAACTGGACGGGCGGGCTGTACCACCCGATTGTTAACCGGAAATAAATAACCGGTTCTCCAATTTAAGAAAATGGTAACCGATGGTTTTATTTTTTAATTTTCTTTTCAAACCAGTGCTCACTTTCCCGGCGACTCGAGCCAAAATTAAATCTCTCTCCGAAGTGACCTAATCCCAGCTGCTCGTCGGAGGAAGTAACCGGAGAGAGAGTGAGCTACATCTTGAATATAAAGTGAGATTTGAGTATCTTATTGGCTAGTCGGCGACGGAGAGAGATGGCCGGATTAACGAGAACAGCCGGCGCTTTCGCGGTAACTCCGCACAAGATCTCCGTTTGCGTTCTCCTGCAGATATACGCTCCATCTGCTCAGATGTCTCTCCCTTTCCCTTTCTCTTCCGTTTCTCAGCACAACCGCCTCGGCCTCTACTTGCTCTCTCTCACTAAGGTCTCACTCTTCGTTTTCTCTTGGATTTGCATTTATCTAACGGCTCAGAGTTGATGAGAATCTTGTAGCTTATATCGATTCCGTTTCTCATTATTGGTCTCGGTGAATGATGATGATGATGGAGTGTGGATTTGGAACAATAGTCCTGACGAAATTATGATTATTAATTAATCAAATGTTGCAGGCATGCGATGATATGTATGAGATGAAGCTGGAGGAGCTCATCAACCAATTAAGAGAACTTGGGGATGACGTGGATGCGTGGCTGACTGAGAATTTGACTAATCAATTTTCATCTTTGTCTTCACCAGATGATCTATTGAATTTCTTTACTGACATGCGAGGTTAGCTTAAAGGTCCGTTTTTCTTCTTTGCATCATGTTTGGATCTTGTTATTTATTGTTTTATTTTTTTTATATGAAGGAATACTTGGGAGCCTTGATTCAGGAGCTGTGCAAGATGATCGGATTGTTTTGGATCACAATAGCAACTTGGGAATGTTTGTTCGTCGTTGTATTTTGGCGTTTAACCTTTTATCGTTCGAGGTATTGTTGCTTTTTACGTTTTTGTCATTCTTGTTTTGTTTTAAACTGAATAATAGTACACTAATATTCAACTTAATATTATACAGCACCAGGCTCTTGTCATTTTATGTCTATTGTCTTTAGGCTGCTATAAAACAAAAGTGAGTGTTTGAAAGAAACAGTCCAATTCATTGTTATGTGAAACCTGTGCAGGGAGTTTGTCATCTTTTTTCAAGCATTGAAGCCTACTGCAGAGAAGCCCATTCAAGCTCTGCTCAGTATGATGCATTAATAGTAATCTGGAGTCATTAACACAATATGATCAGATGGATATGGAGATCTATGTAATGGATAAAGCAACCAAAGAAATGGAGCTACATAGAAATGCAAGTGGAAGTGTCTCTTTCCACCTTCATACGCCGGAAGCACTCTTTAAAGTGACAGAAGGTATCCCTTATTATTCACCCATTTATGCTCAAGAAGAGTTTCTCAGAATCTCAGGTGTTAGAAAACTGAGGAAATAGAATTTACATGCTACGGTCCTCATATATGTTTAATAATTTTTTTTTTGCTGATGCATTAGCATCAAAGGTAGACTCAAAGTTCATCCTGTATCATACGATGACTTGGAAGTATTTGTATGGAACATTTTAGATTTGTTTGTTTAAAATTTGGGCTTCGGAAGATTTTTCCTTTCCGTAATGTAGAAACAACATACTAATTAATCTCTATTGTTTCATTCTTATGTTTTAGCATTCACTTGTTTTGTCCTGAATCTCATAGTAATGCAAATAACAATTGAAATATGCAGGTTTGCTAGTTAGTAGGAAGGAAAAATCAAGTACCAGCAAATTTGCAGAGGCTACTTCAGTTGCTTCTGCCTCTTCAAGTAAAGTTGAGGATACCCGGGTTGATGAGTCATTATTCCTTCGGACAAATTTGCAGATACAAGGCTTTTTAATGGAAAAGGCTGATGCAATTGAAGCGTAAAGCCTCTATTTCTCAGTATCTGATATATTTCTGTCAAAAGTATTGCTAATTTTGTTTTGACTTTCATCTCCCTATAATTTGATGTCAGCCATGGAAATTCATTCTTTTCAAGTTCGATTGAAAGTTTCCTTGAGCAGCTTCAAAATTTAGCCCCTGAGTTGCATCGTGTAATGTCTTCATTTTTTTTCCTTTCAGAAGTTTTTATTCTTTGATATTCTTACATCTTATTTACGCCATTGCAATGATGCAGGTTCACTTTTTGCGTTACTTGAATAAACTTCACAGCGACGACTATTTTGCTGCTTTAGATAATCTCCTCCGTTACTTTGATTACAGGTAATCTGAACTCTTTCACTTTTTTCCTCTGCTATAAATGTATAATAGTAATAATATTATTTCTGATGGAAGGCTTTTATCGCTTGCATGTGGCTCCTGTAAATATCCAGTTGTGGTTGCCTAATAGATATGTGGCACTAGGCATTGTGTTTCAAAGATGATCTGATCCATGTTTCATTCCCTAAAAGTGCAGGGACTGAAGGATTTGACCTTGTTCCTCCTTCAACTGGTTGTAGCATGCATGGAAGGTACGAGATTGGTTTGTTATGTTTAGGAATGATGCATTTCCGCTTTGGGCATCCTAATCTGGCTCTAGAGGTGAGCATTAACTCTCTCATAGCTTCTATGGCCAAAGAATTGTTCTTGACCTTAAAAACCTGCCTGGAACCAAATTGTACATTGATTAATTTACTCTTTACTGGGCTGTGTTGGTGACGCTAATAACAAGTGATGCTCATTTGTGATGTATCTTGAATATGTTAACCTCACACCTTCACTTTGATAGATTACTTGAAATCATAATGAGCTACTTGGATCATACTTCTGTCTATATACAAATTTTACTTGAGAAACTTGAAAATTTTCCAACATTAATCTTCACAAGGCTCACTTTGAATTGAGTAAATATTGGACTTTCTGGCATAACTTCATACGTATAAGTGACCTCACTAGAGATGAAATAGGGTCTTATCATTGTTTGGTTCGCTTATAATATTGTTTCTCCTCAATCGCAGGTTTTAACAGAAGCCGTGCGTGTATCACAACAGGTATATGATCACTTAATTCATCTGATTTAGCTCTGTTTATAGTATATTTTGAAGAAAATGGTGTTTTATAAATTCCTGCAGGGCTTGTTTTTTATGAAAGTTTTGTAAAGCTGAATATTGAGATAGTTTAATTTATTCTTATATCACTAAGTTCTGTAAGCGACTTAGGACCCTTTACACCCGTTATGTTTAGATTTCTAAATTTATTGCACTGACTCTTAATGTACCGTACTCCCATACGTACTGATTTCTAGATGGTTCCATGGGGAAGTGCAGTCTTAGCAGATATGAAATTTATTGTATTGGGTATAGGCTAGAAGGATCACATTGATCTCGTTTGGCTCGAATATGCAATCACATGAGCAACATTAATAGCTTACACTGTTTAAAGATTCTGTTATTCAAGCTTTAGTTCATTTATTGTATTCAAAAGGTTTGTTGATTCTGCAGCTTAGTAATGATACCTGTCTAGCCTATACACTAGCAGCAATGAGCAACTTGTTATCAGAAATGGGCATTGCAAGTACCACCAGTGTTCTCGGAGCCTCGTACTCACCCGTCACTAGCACTGCGTCTTCATTATCTGTACAACAAAGGGTGTACATACTTTTGAAAGAGTCCTTGAGGAGAGCTGACACACTAAAGTTAAAACGCTTAGTGGCTTCTAATCATCTTGCGATGGCTAAATTTGAGTTGATGGTAAGTCAACAATCTTTTACATTCAAAGTATCTATTAGTTTATTTCTATTCTGCTTCTGTGAGCGCCTACACGGCTGGTTACTCGCTAAATCCATATCTTTGTTTATCTAATCTTGAGTATTCGCTATATCAGTATTGTTATTTGTTGTATTACAGCATGTGCAAAGGCCTCTGCTTTCGTTTGGTCCCAAAGCTTCAATGCGTCACAAAACTTGTCCAATTAGCGTCTGCAAGGTACTAAATATACCAAGTAACAATTATTGACTAGAGTGAAATATTCTTATCTCCTTTTGAAGTCTAATCAGTTCTTATATAATCCATGGCAGGAGATAAGACTAAGCGCACACTTAATTAGCGACTTTTCTTCTGAAAGCTCTAAAATGACAATTGATGGCTCACTTAGCTCAGTTTGGCTTAAAGACTTGCAAAAACCATGGAGTCAACCCGTGTATTCCCGAGAATCTAGTTCTAGAAACAATTCGACTTTTTTCAAGTTCTGTGATCATTTGGTCTCGATTCCTGGGTCTGTATCACAAATAATAGGTGCTTCTTATTTAATACGGGCAACTTCATGGGAGTTATATGGCAGGTATGATTGATACTGGCATTCTGTTTGAAGATGATTATTATATTTTTTTAAAGCTCTACTACATAACTCTCCGAATTTACTAATCCATTTGTTTTTCTAGCGCTCCTATGGCTCGGATGAATACCTTGGTGTATGCAACTTTATTTGGTGACTCTTCGAGGTAATTTTCAAAAAAAGTCTCACGTTCTTGTTCTTCTCTCAACCCCTCTCTCTCCCTTTTTTAGATCTTTCTCTTTTCCAGAACGATCTCTTACATTCGTTTTGAGTAATTTTTATATATTTCTTGTATCTATAGTTCATCTGACGCAGAGTTAGCATACTTGAAGCTCATTCAACATTTGGCACTATATAAAGGATACAAAGGTTAGATTCTGTGTACAATTTCATGATGCCTTGTTATACGTGCTTGTCATGCAATTTGAATGAACCAATACAAAAGTGCTTTGAAAATCATGTCAGCGTACAAAATCAGAATTTTGTGCTTAGTTTTCGGATTATGTTTATTAGGACCTTGCTCCTACGTTGATTTCTTTTCTTAAACCAATGCTATTCCAGATGCCTTTGCTGCTCTTAAGATTGCGGAGGAAAAGTTCTTAACCGTATCAAAATCAAAAATATTGTTGCTCAAGTTGCAGTTACTACATGAACATGCCTTGCATCGGTAAGGTTCCCAGTCTCCTATACATGCCACTACTCTTGTTATACTCTCCCCTAGTCTAGATTAGCTCCATAGTTACGAGAAAGGAAGGGGGTGTCTAACCAAATTGATTCCTTTATCTTCCCTCTGTGATCATTTAGTGTATTGTTTGAGGGTTATGTAGATAGTTTCAAATGCTCTGAAAACATTCGTTGGGATAATACAATTTGAACAGACGCTCTCTATTGTATTTTCTCTCGAGTCAGCCGTTCTTACTTGTTAAATCCATTAGGGGGAATCTAAAGCTAGCTCAACGAATCTGCAATGAGCTAGGAGGTTTGGCATCAACCACCATGGGTGTAGACATGGAGCTGAAAGTAGAAGCAAGCCTTCGTGAAGCTAGGACGTTGCTTGCTGCAAAACAGTATAGCCAGGTTTGCTCGAATCCTTGTTGACCATCTGTTTTTTTTTTAATCCATGTGCAATACATCGTTACAGGTTATGTGCTATACTTTGTTAGTGTATCTTCATCTTGCTTTGTTACTACGTTTTCTACAGGCAGCAAATACGGCACACTCCCTCTTTTGCACGTGTCATAAATTCAATTTGCAAATCGAAAAGGCGTCTGTTCTTCTTCTGTTAGCAGAAATCCATAAGGTATGATATGGCTACAAGAACTTAGTAGCTTTTGAGCTTGCAGTAGTAACATGTCATTATTTCAATTCTGTATTAGCTTTCTGACCTCCCTTACCTTTTGGTTCTCCCTCTTATGATTCTCAGATGGCAGGAAATGCGGTCATGGGTCTTCCGTATGCGCTGGCAAGCATCTCGTTTTGCCAGTCTTTCAATTTGGATCTTCTCAAAGCATCAGCTACTCTCACTCTGGCCGAGCTGTGGCGTGGTCTTGGATCAAATCATTCCAAGCGAGCGTTAGACCTTTTGCATGGCGCATTCCCTATGATTCTTGGCCATGGAGGTCTTGAGTTGCGTGCTCGAGCATACATCTTTGAAGCAAACTGCTATCTTTCTGATCCAAGCTTTTCAGGTATTTTTTTGTTGTGTTGTACTGCTTTGACTATAGTCCATGCTTGGTTGCACGATTATAATATTTATATGAAGGGGTACGAACAACGAAAGCAACAATCCAACTTGTTCTGTGTTTTATTAGATTAAATTGAAGTGAACGAACATTATGGTTGTAATATGAGCTTAGCGAGGATGTTTAGAATATAATGAATAGAATCTATCTCTACGAATAAGTTTTGTGTCTTGCTTGTTGCGAGTTCATAAATGGTTCTGACTCTTGTTTGTTGGGCTGTGAATATATTTCGCCAGTTTCCACAGATTCTGACACTGTCTTGGATTCTCTAAGGCAAGCTTCAGATGAGCTTCAAGCTTTGGAGGTAACTTGTGCCATTAAGAATACCCATGTAGTTTTTGTTTTAATATAAGCCTGGACTCTGTATTGGTCCAGCTTCGGTTTAGCTCATCAATACAGAAAAAATTGGATTTTAGTATCGTGAATGATTACCGTTACTCTTCTTTTTAACCATTGTGTTTATTGTGCAGTACCATGAATTGACAGCTGAAGCTTTGTATTTAATGGCGATGGTATACGACAAGCTGGGACGGCCCGAGGAGAGGGAAGAAGCTGCGGCTTTGTTTAAGAAGCATATAACAGCTCTGGAGATCCCTCAAGACGTTGAACCAAACATGGCATGAGAATCTGTGACCTTATCTGATAAGCTTATTGTGCAAAGCATGCAGCTTAAGTTGTAAATGTTCATTAAGACCTGCAGTAGTGATGTCTAGCTTTACTTCATGATCAAGGGTTAGTAGCTTGCAACCTTATACTAACTCTGTCTGAAATAGAAACTGAAAAACCATCGAGTTGATTTGAGAAACTTTGGTTTTACAAAACACAATCTCTGTTTCTTTTGGCAATACGTCGTCGCTTGGTATAAAACAAACGGGGCGAAACGAACGGCTGAAGTGATTACGTAACTAAAGACTAATTAAAGGAAACCCACTTATCGATACGTCGTCGTTTACAACAATTACATATATCCCAAAACCTCGAGTGAAAACTCAACGGAGACAGTATCAAGCTCGCCGGAGAACTGCTCGGCGTTTCTCCCCCTAGGATTTGCAGCGTGACGCCGTAGAATTAGATGGTGAACGAATCCAATTAGCCGAAACGAAATCCACTACGGATGCGGAGATCGATTACCATCGCGATTGCGTTAACGGCGAAAACGTTTCTTCACCATCGTCATCTCCTGGCGAAAGGTAACCCTCTCTCGCACGGTATCCGAGCATTTTCCGTTGGCAGTAACTACCGAGAGAGATTGAGAAGCGAGCTTCACTCAATCAAACTACACGACGCAGTCGATTTGTTCTACCACATGGCTGACTCTCGTCCCCTCCCTTCCATCATCGATTTCAGCCGATTACTAACCGCCATCGCCAAGATGAAACAGCACGATCTCGTAATCTACCTCTTCACTCAATTGGAAAATCTAAAAATCCCGCACGATCTCTACAGCTTCAGCATCTTGATAGACTGTTTATGCCGTTGCTCGAAACTCTCCGTCGCTCTCTCTTTCCTCGGGAAGATGATGAAGCTTGGTTATAGCCCCAGCGTAGTTACCTTAGGATCACTAGTTAATGGATTCTGCCAGGTGAATAGAATCCACGACGCGATATCTTTAATTGATCAGATGGTGGAGTGGGATTACGAACCTAACGCTGTAATCTACAACACGATCATCGCTAGTCTCTGCGAAAA
Proteins encoded:
- the LOC106310774 gene encoding LOW QUALITY PROTEIN: anaphase-promoting complex subunit 5-like (The sequence of the model RefSeq protein was modified relative to this genomic sequence to represent the inferred CDS: inserted 1 base in 1 codon), whose translation is MAGLTRTAGAFAVTPHKISVCVLLQIYAPSAQMSLPFPFSSVSQHNRLGLYLLSLTKACDDMYEMKLEELINQLRELGDDVDAWLTENLTNQFSSLSSPDDLLNFFTDMRGILGSLDSGAVQDDRIVLDHNSNLGMFVRRCILAFNLLSFEGVCHLFSSIEAYCREAHSSSAQYDAXNSNLESLTQYDQMDMEIYVMDKATKEMELHRNASGSVSFHLHTPEALFKVTEGLLVSRKEKSSTSKFAEATSVASASSSKVEDTRVDESLFLRTNLQIQGFLMEKADAIEAHGNSFFSSSIESFLEQLQNLAPELHRVHFLRYLNKLHSDDYFAALDNLLRYFDYSAGTEGFDLVPPSTGCSMHGRYEIGLLCLGMMHFRFGHPNLALEVLTEAVRVSQQLSNDTCLAYTLAAMSNLLSEMGIASTTSVLGASYSPVTSTASSLSVQQRVYILLKESLRRADTLKLKRLVASNHLAMAKFELMHVQRPLLSFGPKASMRHKTCPISVCKEIRLSAHLISDFSSESSKMTIDGSLSSVWLKDLQKPWSQPVYSRESSSRNNSTFFKFCDHLVSIPGSVSQIIGASYLIRATSWELYGSAPMARMNTLVYATLFGDSSSSSDAELAYLKLIQHLALYKGYKDAFAALKIAEEKFLTVSKSKILLLKLQLLHEHALHRGNLKLAQRICNELGGLASTTMGVDMELKVEASLREARTLLAAKQYSQAANTAHSLFCTCHKFNLQIEKASVLLLLAEIHKMAGNAVMGLPYALASISFCQSFNLDLLKASATLTLAELWRGLGSNHSKRALDLLHGAFPMILGHGGLELRARAYIFEANCYLSDPSFSVSTDSDTVLDSLRQASDELQALEYHELTAEALYLMAMVYDKLGRPEEREEAAALFKKHITALEIPQDVEPNMA
- the LOC106310778 gene encoding 1-aminocyclopropane-1-carboxylate oxidase homolog 3-like, translated to METTKLASYDRVTELKAFDETKTGVKGLVDAGVSEVPRIFHHSSLKLSNPKPLSSDFTTIPTFDLGGRVFEDETKRKNVIQGIKEASEKWGFFQVINHGVPLDLLERMKEGVRGFHEQPPEVRKQYYGRDFSRTFRYSSNFDLFSSPSANWRDTFACNIAPDPPKPEDLPQICRDVMLEYTKHVVNLGEFLFEILSEALGLEPNHLNEMDCSKGLLMLNHYYPPCPQPDLTLGATQHSDNSFLTVLLPDQIEGLQVNREGYWFDVPHVPGALIINIGDLLQLITNDKFISLEHRVLANRATRARVSVACFFTTGVRPNPRLYGPIRELVSEENPPRYREIIIRDYAAHVNAKGLDGTSALLHFKI